The Deltaproteobacteria bacterium HGW-Deltaproteobacteria-6 genome has a segment encoding these proteins:
- the amrS gene encoding AmmeMemoRadiSam system radical SAM enzyme: protein MREALLYKKLADSRVQCALCAHRCKINPDRRGLCGVRENRDGILYSLVFGTLIAEHVDPIEKKPFFHVYPASRSYSIATVGCNLSCEFCQNHEISQMPRSTLMIMGEDTSPAAIVERAQKSSCKTIAYTYTEPTVYMETALETAKTACGEGLKNVFVTNGFMTLEAIEIIAPYLAAANVDLKSFRDEFYKKQCGARLKPVLDSLIKMKQQGIWLEITTLLIPGLNDSPEELKEIAAFISSLGSETPWHISRFHPQFKLLSTPSTPVSSLHRACDIGKEAGLKYVYSGNVPGDDGENTYCSNCQRLLIKRNGYRITDNNLSDNSCSHCGNKLDGVF, encoded by the coding sequence ATCAGAGAAGCGTTACTTTATAAAAAGCTTGCCGATTCCCGTGTGCAATGTGCGCTATGCGCCCACCGGTGCAAAATAAACCCCGATCGGCGCGGGCTATGCGGTGTCCGTGAAAACAGGGATGGTATTTTGTACTCCCTTGTCTTCGGGACACTGATTGCCGAGCATGTTGACCCTATTGAAAAAAAACCTTTTTTTCATGTTTATCCCGCTTCACGATCCTATTCCATTGCCACCGTCGGCTGTAATTTAAGCTGCGAATTTTGCCAAAATCATGAAATATCCCAAATGCCTCGCTCCACCTTGATGATTATGGGCGAAGATACGTCACCTGCGGCCATCGTAGAGCGCGCCCAAAAAAGTTCTTGCAAAACGATTGCTTATACCTATACGGAACCTACCGTTTATATGGAAACCGCTCTGGAAACCGCAAAGACTGCCTGCGGTGAAGGTTTGAAAAATGTTTTTGTTACGAATGGGTTTATGACACTGGAGGCGATTGAAATAATTGCGCCTTATCTTGCCGCCGCCAATGTGGATTTAAAGTCTTTTCGGGATGAATTTTATAAGAAACAGTGTGGCGCGCGACTCAAACCGGTTCTGGACAGTTTGATAAAAATGAAGCAGCAGGGAATCTGGTTGGAAATCACCACATTGCTTATCCCCGGTTTGAATGATTCTCCGGAAGAATTGAAAGAGATTGCCGCGTTTATTTCCAGCCTGGGTTCGGAAACTCCATGGCATATCAGCAGATTCCATCCTCAGTTCAAGCTGCTTTCGACACCTTCAACCCCCGTCTCTTCGCTGCATCGCGCCTGTGATATCGGGAAAGAAGCCGGGTTGAAATATGTGTATAGTGGCAACGTGCCGGGTGATGACGGCGAAAATACGTATTGCTCCAATTGCCAAAGGCTGCTAATTAAACGTAATGGTTATCGAATTACAGATAATAACCTATCGGACAATTCATGTTCCCATTGTGGTAATAAACTTGACGGTGTTTTTTAA